One Salarias fasciatus chromosome 22, fSalaFa1.1, whole genome shotgun sequence DNA segment encodes these proteins:
- the LOC115409755 gene encoding coiled-coil domain-containing protein 106-like, with product MNPPDTRDDSNPAENYMSQPASSSASPSVETPAAAGLGGAGERGQGRLYLDAYEVAFPLGENVERPTPYHLNQGHHMMEEPMVQDLPHSQYSSFILVSNLRAHLYVTLEKNAWLQKRIEELEEERNFLRCQLDRFIVSMRPPEEWSGDPQRAVKLQPASSPSPPSPMTTRSGMTLKRIQGSRAHCSTAIPVKQEFHLEEDKYYTEDEYVEEDEEEDEEEDEEDSLVEKGSKKRARGKPSREPRMKMRRIFRITHGRERQRVKDPDGVLIRYKKILTTYQRVRSMSRAFQIHGVDRNTMASTSPIAELLLVAPEKMAEVGEFEASKEKLLDYARRCYKTMDEDTHTRVQTMKKTHKLLPISYRFRN from the exons ATGAATCCTCCAGACACCAGAGACGATTCAAACCCTGCAG AGAATTACATGTCTCAGCCAGCCTCAtcttcagcctcaccctcagtcGAGACTCCAGCTGCCGCAGGAttaggaggagcaggagaaagaggacAAGGGCGTTTATACCTGGACGCCTACGAGGTGGCTTTCCCCCTTGGGGAGAATGTAGAGCGACCAACCCCATACCACCTGAACCAAGGCCACCACATGATGGAGG agccAATGGTGCAGGATCTCCCCCACTCTCAGTACAGCTCGTTCATCCTGGTGTCGAACCTGCGGGCTCACCTGTACGTCACTCTGGAGAAGAACGCCTGGCTGCAGAAGCGCatcgaggagctggaggaggagcgaaACTTCCTGCGCTGCCAGCTGGACCGCTTCATCGTCAGCATGCGGCCTCCTGAGG AATGGAGTGGAGACCCCCAGCGTGCGGTGAAGCTGCAGCCTGCcagctccccctcccctccctcaccaaTGACCACCAGGTCAGGAATGACCCTCAAACGCATCCAAGGATCTCGAGCTCACTGCAGCACCGCCATCCCTG TTAAACAGGAATTCCATCTGGAAGAAGACAAATACTACACCGAGGATGAGTAtgtggaggaagatgaggaggaggacgaagaggaggatgaagaggactcTTTAGTGGAGAAAGGGTCGAAGAAGAGGGCCAGGGGAAAACCCAGCAGGGAGCcgaggatgaagatgaggaggatcTTCAGGATCACACACGGGAGGGAGAGACAAAGAG tgaaagacccagATGGGGTTTTGATTCGTTACAAGAAGATCCTGACCACCTACCAGCGTGTGAGGAGCATGTCCCGGGCCTTCCAGATCCACGGGGTCGACCGAAACACCATGGCCTCCACCTCACCCAtcgctgagctgctgctggtggcgccGGAGAAG ATGGCCGAAGTCGGAGAGTTTGAGGCGTCGAAGGAGAAGCTTTTGGATTACGCCCGGCGTTGCTACAAGACCATGGATGAAGACACTCACACCAGGGTTCAGACCATGAAGAAGACCCACAAGCTGCTGCCCATTTCCTACAGATTCAGAAACTGA